The window CCTCGAAGGACGCTTTGCCTTCAAGGACCTCGTCTCCAATGTCTTCAGCTTTGACTACATCGGTGCCCTCCTCGCCTCCCTGCTCTTCCCCCTCGTCCTCGTTCCCCACCTCGGCCTCGTCCGCTCCGCCTTCCTCTTTGGCCTCATCAATACCGCCGTCGGCATCCTCGCCCTCATCATGCTCCGGCATGAGATTCCCCGCCTGCGCAGCCACTGGATCACCGGCCTCAGCGTCGCCGCCATCCTCATCGCCGGTTTTGTCCATGGTAGCGAAATCACCCGCTGGGGCGAATACGCCGCCTTTCCAGACCCCGTCATCTACGCCGACTCCACGCCCTATCAGCGCATCGTCCTAACCAAAAGGAAGGAGGAGATGCGCCTCTACCTGAACAGCAATCTCCAGTTCAGCAGCAAGGACGAATACCGCTATCACGAAGCCCTCGTCCATCCCGGCCTCGCCCGCCTGCCCCAGGCCCGCCGCATCCTCATCCTCGGCGGCGGAGATGGCCTCGCAGCCCGCGAAGTCCTGCGTTATCCACGGGTCGAAAGCATCACGCTGGTGGACCTCGACCCCGCCATGACGCAGCTCTTTTCCAGCAACGCCATGCTGCGCCAGCAAAACGCCGATGCGCTCAAGTCCCCCCGCGTCCATGTCGAAAACGCCGACGCCTTTGCCTGGCTGGCCGAAAAGCGCGAGCCCTTCGACTTCGTCATCATCGACTTCCCGGACCCTTCCAATTTCTCCCTCGGCAAGCTCTACACCACCACCTTTTATCAGCGCCTGCTCAAGGTCATGGCCCCCGATGCGGCCCTCGTCGTGCAGAGCACCTCCCCCTTTGTCGCTCGCCAGTCCTTCTGGTGTGTGGATGCCACCCTGCGCGCCTGCGGCCTGCACACGGAGCCCTACCACGCTCTCGTCCCCAGCTTTGGCGAATGGGGCTTCATCCTCGCTTCCCGCCAGCCCCTCAGCGGCCCCGCCAGCCTGCCGGAAGGCCTCCGTTTCATCAACGACGAAGTCCTCGCCCAGCTCCCCCGTTTCCCGCCGGACATGGCCCGCATCGAAACGGACATCAACCGCCTCAACAACCAGGCCCTCGTCCATTACTTTGAAGACGACTGGGCACGCTGAGCCGCCTTCGCCATTGCCCGGGATCATCGCATGAAACGTCGCCGCTTCCTCCAGGCCACCGCCGCAGCCCCCGCGCTGCTCACCGGTGCCTGCACCCGGCAGCAAACCATCCCCGGAAGCATCGTCGGGGCCGCCGCCAGCATCGGCCACCGCCTGCGCGATCTGAAGGCCCTCCCCGCCCCCACACGCACCGTTAAAACCGATGTCCTCATCGCCGGGGCCGGCATCGCTGGGCTGGCCGCCGCACGCCAGTTGCAAAGGCAGGGCCTCGAAGACTTCCTCATCCTCGATCTCGAATCCCAGGCCGGTGGCAACTCCGCCTCCGGCAGCAACCGCGTCTCTGCCTATCCCTGGGGGGCCCATTACGTCCCCCTCCCCGGTCGCGATTGCCACGAGGTCCTCGCCTTCTTTGAAGAGATCGGCCTCATCCAGGGGCACGATGCCGCAGGCCGCCCCATCTACGATGAACTCGCCCTCTGCCATGATCCGCATGAGCGACTCTTCATCCACGGCCAGTGGGAAAACGGCCTGCAACCCCTCACCGGCCTCACCCCGCGCGAGCGCGAAGAATTCGCCGCCTTTGATGCCGCCATCCACCACTGGCAGGAAAAGCGCGCCTTCACCCTTCCCCTCGACCGCAGCTCCCGCGATCCCGACCTCCTCGCGCTCGACCGCCTGACCATGGAGGCCTGGATGCACCAGCAGGGCTGGACCACCGCCCCACTGCGCTGGTATGTCGACTATGCCTGCCGCGATGACTTTGGCGGCAGCCTCGGCCAGGTCTCCGCGTGGGCAGGCATCCACTACTTCGCCAGCCGCAGTGGCGAGGCCGCCAATGCCACCCGTGGCACCGTGCTCACCTGGCCCGAAGGGAACGGTTATCTGGTCAAACAATTGGTTAGCCCGCTCTCCTCCCGCCTCCGCACCGGCAGCATCGTCCTGCACATGCAGGTGGCGCAGGGCCGCACCCTCACCGATGTCATGCAGGCCGCCACTGGCGAGGTCATCCGCTACGAAAGCCGCGCCGCCCTCTGCGCCCTGCCGCGCTTCATCGCCCAGCGCCTCATCCCCGGACTGCAACCGCTCGCGCTGAATTACGCCCCCTGGGTCGTCACGAATCTCACCCTGGATGAGCTGCCCCCCAGCCCAGGCGTGCTGCCCGCGTGGGACAGCGTCATTTATCAGGGCCCCTCGCTCGGCTACATCAATGCCACGCATCAGGCCCTCACCGCCGTCCCCCAGGCCACCGTCATCACCCATTACGAGGCCCTTTGCGACCTGCCACCCGCCCAGACCCGCCAGTGGATGCAGCAGCAAACCCACGCCCAGTGGACCCAGCGCGCCCTCACCAGCCTGCAGGCCGCGCACCCAGATCTCGCCCGCCATGTGCAGCAGGCGGATGTCTGGCTCTGGGGCCACGGCATGATCCGCCCAGATCCCGGCTTCATCTGGGGGCCAGACCGCGCCGCCATGCTCCAGCAGACACCCCCGCTTTTTTATGCCCATTCGGACATGAGCGGCATGTCCCTCTTTGAGGAAGCCTACACCCGTGGCGTCCTCACCGCCCAGGCCATCCGGCAATGGCTGGCCTAACCATAGGCATGAAAACAAGCCACAAGAAAGTCCCGTCAGCCCGCCGCTTGAGGACCGTCATTTGGGTCAAATCCGCCCTCATCATGCGATTGATTCCCATCAACATGTAGGGGGCACAGCCATCCAAAACTTGCTTTGCATCCGTAATGCCTTTTGTATCTCACCAGCCACCCGCAACCCATCTTAGATTATGACCTTGAATCCGAAACTGACCCAACTGCTCAATGAGCAGATCAACAACGAAATGTCCTCCAGCTACGTTTACCTCGCCATGGCGGCCTGGTTCGAGCAGACGCCCTACATGGGCTTTGCGAGCTGGATGTTCAATCAAAGCCGCGAGGAAACCATGCACGCGCTGAAGTTCTACCAGTATGTGGTGGACCGCGATGCCGTCGTCGTCCTTCAGCCCATCG is drawn from Prosthecobacter algae and contains these coding sequences:
- a CDS encoding FAD-dependent oxidoreductase, translating into MKRRRFLQATAAAPALLTGACTRQQTIPGSIVGAAASIGHRLRDLKALPAPTRTVKTDVLIAGAGIAGLAAARQLQRQGLEDFLILDLESQAGGNSASGSNRVSAYPWGAHYVPLPGRDCHEVLAFFEEIGLIQGHDAAGRPIYDELALCHDPHERLFIHGQWENGLQPLTGLTPREREEFAAFDAAIHHWQEKRAFTLPLDRSSRDPDLLALDRLTMEAWMHQQGWTTAPLRWYVDYACRDDFGGSLGQVSAWAGIHYFASRSGEAANATRGTVLTWPEGNGYLVKQLVSPLSSRLRTGSIVLHMQVAQGRTLTDVMQAATGEVIRYESRAALCALPRFIAQRLIPGLQPLALNYAPWVVTNLTLDELPPSPGVLPAWDSVIYQGPSLGYINATHQALTAVPQATVITHYEALCDLPPAQTRQWMQQQTHAQWTQRALTSLQAAHPDLARHVQQADVWLWGHGMIRPDPGFIWGPDRAAMLQQTPPLFYAHSDMSGMSLFEEAYTRGVLTAQAIRQWLA
- a CDS encoding polyamine aminopropyltransferase, translating into MNSRPWLLLLSVFAIATCGLVYELIAGTLASYLLGDSVTQFSTIIGVYLFAMGVGSYLSRFVTGNLIGTFIRVEFLIALLGGCSASILFLIFGWTISFRIPLYSIVFLIGTFVGLEIPLLLRILEGRFAFKDLVSNVFSFDYIGALLASLLFPLVLVPHLGLVRSAFLFGLINTAVGILALIMLRHEIPRLRSHWITGLSVAAILIAGFVHGSEITRWGEYAAFPDPVIYADSTPYQRIVLTKRKEEMRLYLNSNLQFSSKDEYRYHEALVHPGLARLPQARRILILGGGDGLAAREVLRYPRVESITLVDLDPAMTQLFSSNAMLRQQNADALKSPRVHVENADAFAWLAEKREPFDFVIIDFPDPSNFSLGKLYTTTFYQRLLKVMAPDAALVVQSTSPFVARQSFWCVDATLRACGLHTEPYHALVPSFGEWGFILASRQPLSGPASLPEGLRFINDEVLAQLPRFPPDMARIETDINRLNNQALVHYFEDDWAR